A single region of the Candidatus Rokuibacteriota bacterium genome encodes:
- a CDS encoding ABC transporter permease: protein MKQYIVKRLGYSLLSLFLLSLTIFLFARLTGDPVVLLVEPGASQEDIDAIRTQFGLDRPLVVQYGNFLESLIRGDFGKSFYYRTPVLELYLSRLPNSLLLALAAMAFSLLIGIPTGILAAVRVNRWWDSAGKVFALLGLSLPSFWVGLLLILFFSVYLGWLPSSGSGTPLHVVMPAFALGWYFAAAHMRLTRSSMLEVLGSEYVKLARLKGLPEALVIAKHAFKNALIPVLTLAGINLVIMVNVAVVVETVFAWPGIGRLLYEGIAFRDFPIVQATVLLGGAMIVVVNLLVDILYAAIDPRIRYER, encoded by the coding sequence GTGAAGCAGTACATCGTCAAGCGGCTCGGCTACTCGCTGCTCTCGCTCTTTCTCCTCTCGCTCACCATCTTCCTCTTCGCCAGGCTGACCGGCGACCCCGTGGTGCTGCTCGTCGAGCCCGGGGCCAGCCAGGAGGACATCGACGCGATCCGGACACAGTTCGGCCTTGACCGGCCGCTCGTGGTCCAGTACGGGAACTTCCTCGAGAGCCTGATCCGGGGCGACTTCGGCAAGTCCTTCTACTACCGGACGCCGGTCCTCGAGCTGTACCTGTCGCGGCTCCCCAACTCGCTCCTCCTGGCGCTGGCGGCGATGGCGTTCTCGCTGCTGATCGGCATCCCGACGGGCATCCTGGCGGCGGTGCGGGTGAACCGCTGGTGGGACAGCGCGGGGAAGGTCTTTGCGCTGCTCGGGCTCTCGCTCCCGTCGTTCTGGGTGGGGCTCCTCCTGATCCTCTTCTTTTCCGTCTACCTGGGATGGCTCCCCTCCTCGGGCTCCGGCACGCCGCTCCACGTCGTGATGCCGGCCTTTGCCCTGGGCTGGTACTTCGCGGCGGCCCACATGCGGCTCACACGCTCGTCAATGCTCGAGGTCTTGGGCTCCGAGTACGTGAAGCTGGCGCGGTTGAAGGGGCTCCCCGAGGCGCTCGTGATCGCCAAGCATGCCTTCAAGAACGCCCTGATCCCGGTGCTGACGCTGGCGGGAATCAACCTGGTCATCATGGTGAACGTGGCGGTGGTCGTCGAGACCGTCTTCGCGTGGCCCGGCATCGGCCGGCTGCTCTACGAGGGGATCGCCTTCCGCGACTTCCCGATCGTCCAGGCGACGGTGCTCCTGGGCGGCGCCATGATCGTCGTCGTGAACCTCCTGGTGGACATCCTCTACGCCGCCATCGACCCGAGGATCCGCTATGAACGGTAG
- a CDS encoding ABC transporter permease — MNGSRAATLTLAWRFASFRVEGFPVIPIAIIATIALLAIFADVLAPHNPEVGNLGERFRPPAWQAGGSERYLLGTDHLGRDVLSRLIYGARVSMVVGFTAVIFAGILGTALGILSGYLGGWVDQAIMRITDTWLALPALSFAIFLAAIVGPSEMNIIIILGAVYWTRYARVIRGEVLSMKERDFVRLAVVAGCSRGTIMRRHILPNVLNSAVVLGTLMLGVVIVAEASLSFLGVGVPPPKPAWGLMLADGKKGLMAGYWWLTVLPGCCIMLMVLSANLLGDWLRVKLDPQLRQL, encoded by the coding sequence ATGAACGGTAGCCGAGCGGCCACGCTCACGCTCGCCTGGCGCTTCGCGTCCTTTCGCGTCGAAGGCTTTCCGGTCATCCCAATCGCCATCATCGCGACCATCGCGCTGCTCGCCATCTTCGCCGACGTGCTCGCCCCGCACAACCCTGAGGTGGGAAACCTGGGCGAGCGCTTCCGCCCGCCGGCCTGGCAGGCCGGGGGAAGCGAGAGGTACCTCCTCGGGACCGATCATCTCGGCCGCGATGTGCTCTCGCGCCTCATCTACGGGGCGCGGGTCTCGATGGTGGTGGGCTTCACCGCCGTGATCTTCGCGGGCATTCTCGGAACGGCGCTCGGGATCCTGTCAGGCTACCTCGGGGGTTGGGTGGACCAGGCTATCATGCGCATCACCGACACCTGGCTCGCGCTGCCCGCGCTCAGCTTCGCCATCTTCCTCGCTGCCATCGTCGGCCCCAGCGAGATGAACATCATCATCATCCTGGGCGCGGTCTACTGGACGCGCTACGCCCGGGTCATCCGCGGGGAGGTCCTCTCCATGAAGGAGCGCGACTTCGTCCGCCTCGCCGTGGTGGCCGGCTGCTCCAGGGGAACGATCATGCGGCGCCACATCCTCCCCAACGTCCTGAATTCCGCCGTCGTCCTGGGGACGCTGATGCTGGGCGTCGTGATCGTCGCCGAGGCGTCTCTCTCCTTCCTCGGGGTCGGGGTGCCTCCCCCCAAGCCCGCCTGGGGGCTCATGCTCGCCGACGGCAAGAAGGGCCTGATGGCCGGCTACTGGTGGCTCACGGTGCTCCCCGGCTGCTGCATCATGCTGATGGTGCTCTCGGCCAACCTCCTCGGCGACTGGCTCCGGGTCAAGCTGGACCCTCAGCTCCGCCAGCTGTGA
- a CDS encoding ABC transporter ATP-binding protein: MSRLLEVRDLCTHYVSARGARVTRAVHGVSLALETGETLGIVGESGSGKTTLALSILRLLPPAGRIVRGEVRFEGEDLLAKPDAEMRRIRGKRIAMILQDPMASLNPLFTVGDQVAEPIRVHEKAGRNGAWAKAQELLRAVRIPAPEVRVREYPHQMSGGMRQRIVGAIAISCEPRLLIADEPTTSLYLTIQAQYLNLLRELQRAHRLALIFITLNLGIVAKMCDRVAVMYAGRIVEAGPVRRIFNDPAHPYTQALLDSIPRLGDPRQRLTAIDGQPPDLAALPPGCPYHPRCPKVMERCREEDPPELSVGEGQATRCWLAGS; encoded by the coding sequence ATGAGCCGCCTGCTCGAGGTCAGGGACCTCTGCACACACTACGTGAGCGCCCGCGGCGCCCGGGTGACGCGGGCGGTCCACGGGGTCTCGCTCGCGCTCGAGACCGGGGAAACGCTCGGCATCGTGGGAGAGTCCGGCTCCGGGAAGACGACCCTCGCGCTTTCGATCCTGCGTCTCCTCCCGCCGGCGGGCCGGATCGTGCGGGGGGAGGTCAGGTTCGAGGGCGAAGACCTGCTGGCCAAGCCCGACGCCGAGATGCGCCGGATCCGGGGGAAGCGCATCGCCATGATCCTCCAGGACCCCATGGCTTCGCTGAACCCGCTCTTCACGGTCGGCGACCAGGTGGCCGAGCCCATCCGCGTCCACGAGAAAGCGGGCCGGAACGGGGCCTGGGCCAAGGCCCAGGAGTTGCTGCGGGCGGTGCGGATCCCCGCGCCCGAGGTGCGCGTGCGCGAGTATCCCCACCAGATGTCGGGGGGAATGCGCCAGCGGATCGTGGGCGCCATCGCGATCTCGTGCGAGCCACGCCTCCTGATTGCCGACGAGCCGACGACGAGCCTGTACCTGACGATCCAGGCCCAGTACCTGAACCTGCTGCGCGAGCTCCAGCGCGCGCACCGGCTCGCGCTGATCTTCATCACCCTCAACCTCGGCATCGTGGCCAAGATGTGCGACCGGGTGGCGGTGATGTACGCGGGACGCATCGTCGAGGCGGGACCCGTCCGCCGGATCTTCAACGACCCCGCCCACCCGTACACTCAGGCCCTGCTCGACTCCATCCCCCGGCTCGGCGATCCGCGCCAGCGCCTCACCGCGATCGACGGCCAGCCTCCCGACCTCGCCGCGCTCCCGCCGGGCTGCCCCTACCATCCCCGCTGCCCGAAGGTGATGGAGCGCTGCCGCGAAGAGGATCCGCCCGAGCTCAGCGTCGGCGAGGGCCAGGCGACGCGCTGCTGGCTCGCCGGCTCCTGA
- a CDS encoding iron-containing redox enzyme family protein, which translates to MSEHSAFRSALEAAVNARHSRLNPFTEKWVKGELTRVQLGSWAAQHYQYVSQFPRWCAAVYAECPDPDARDFLLENIVEEESGTKHVDLLIRFAEACGLTRSEVENAKQLPTTRALTAWCYEMSHRRFHVAAAGLLVGLESQVPGIYRRNLPPLKTHYGFTDHEVEFFSVHIVADEVHGERGYQIVEQHCTTPERQAEAREAVRQATEMRWQYMSGLYRAYVLKEEL; encoded by the coding sequence ATGAGTGAGCACAGCGCCTTTCGATCCGCCCTGGAGGCCGCGGTCAACGCCCGGCACAGCCGGCTCAACCCCTTCACCGAAAAGTGGGTCAAGGGAGAGCTCACGCGGGTCCAGCTCGGATCCTGGGCCGCGCAGCACTACCAGTACGTCTCCCAGTTCCCGCGCTGGTGCGCGGCGGTGTACGCCGAGTGCCCCGATCCGGACGCCCGCGACTTCCTGCTCGAGAACATCGTCGAGGAGGAATCCGGGACCAAGCACGTGGACCTGCTGATCCGGTTCGCCGAGGCCTGTGGCCTGACCCGGTCCGAAGTGGAGAACGCGAAACAGCTCCCCACGACCCGGGCCCTCACGGCCTGGTGTTACGAGATGTCCCACCGGCGGTTCCACGTGGCGGCCGCGGGCCTCCTGGTCGGGCTCGAGTCGCAGGTGCCCGGGATCTACCGGCGCAACCTGCCGCCGCTCAAGACCCACTACGGCTTCACCGACCACGAGGTCGAGTTCTTCTCGGTCCACATCGTGGCCGACGAGGTGCACGGCGAGCGCGGGTACCAGATCGTGGAGCAACACTGCACCACGCCCGAACGGCAGGCCGAGGCGCGCGAGGCGGTCCGACAGGCCACCGAGATGCGCTGGCAGTACATGAGCGGCCTCTACCGCGCCTACGTCCTCAAGGAAGAGCTGTGA
- a CDS encoding heme-binding protein — translation MPLTLKKAVECIEKGIAKARELGFNVAIAVVDDAGHLVASHRMDGAFWVTPEIARAKANATVAFRATTLALEERFATRQLFAGNVAALGAYQFVFGKGGVPIVEDGRIIGGIGVSGAVPAENDHAIADAAAGHPVIPKSH, via the coding sequence ATGCCACTCACGCTCAAGAAGGCCGTCGAGTGTATCGAGAAAGGGATCGCCAAGGCGCGCGAGCTAGGCTTCAACGTCGCGATCGCGGTGGTGGACGACGCCGGGCACCTCGTGGCCTCGCACCGGATGGACGGGGCCTTCTGGGTGACGCCGGAGATCGCTCGGGCCAAGGCCAATGCGACCGTCGCCTTCCGCGCGACCACCCTGGCGCTGGAGGAGCGGTTCGCCACCCGCCAGCTCTTCGCCGGAAACGTGGCGGCCCTGGGGGCGTACCAGTTCGTGTTCGGCAAGGGAGGGGTCCCGATCGTGGAGGACGGCCGGATCATCGGTGGGATCGGCGTCAGCGGGGCGGTCCCGGCAGAGAACGACCATGCAATCGCCGACGCCGCCGCCGGCCATCCGGTCATCCCTAAGAGCCATTAA
- a CDS encoding heme-binding protein has translation MDKKALTLEAAKKIAAAAEAEAMKNNWRVVIAIVDDGGHLTYLQRIDETQTGSIRVAIEKARTAVAYKRPTKVFEDLVAGGRNVILSLPGAMPIEGGLPLVVDGKVVGAIGVSGVTAQQDGIIAKAGVDAFGKLLGR, from the coding sequence ATGGACAAGAAGGCCCTCACGCTGGAGGCGGCGAAGAAGATCGCCGCGGCGGCCGAGGCCGAAGCGATGAAGAACAACTGGCGCGTCGTCATTGCCATCGTGGACGACGGCGGCCACCTGACCTACCTCCAGCGGATCGACGAGACCCAGACCGGCAGCATTCGCGTGGCCATCGAGAAGGCCCGCACGGCGGTGGCCTACAAGCGGCCGACCAAGGTCTTCGAGGACCTCGTGGCCGGCGGCCGGAACGTGATCCTCAGCCTCCCCGGCGCGATGCCGATCGAGGGCGGGCTGCCGCTCGTCGTGGACGGGAAGGTCGTCGGCGCGATCGGCGTCAGCGGGGTCACCGCGCAGCAGGACGGGATCATCGCCAAAGCTGGTGTGGACGCCTTCGGCAAGCTGCTCGGGCGATAG
- a CDS encoding ABC transporter substrate-binding protein, whose amino-acid sequence MKPALRFAASLLVVSLLVAGPAWGQARPSGELTIALSSFSTEILDPVLGGHIVKFYLSLIFDYLVGVTPDGQPSKDNGVASRWEASPDHKRWTFHLRKGIRFHNGDALTADDVKFSLLRAMGKRSTTGYAGPLRALVQDIETPAPDRVVIVTKEPTLIIPPYLSRVLSTEGMILSKKYLEAKGDDHFARAPIGSGPYRFVEQVTGSHVKLEAVEGHWRLGTPKFKTVTFRLIPEETTRVAILRRGEADIIEISRDRVKEVERGGFPIFMRKDDSLLQMWWVQPWENTPVKDRRVREALNISIDRKELAATIFGGMADPGAIPFGLSWAFPDVNFKMTADVAYPYDPARAKKLLAEAGYGGGFPIEFYAFQLPGLPEGKAMAEAVAGYWQKIGVQPKLVPVDYGAFRKKWLDQSIPGAVGYYNMANRDWIGTYALIEKMAYTPSKTTTTKDPEIDGMVREVLRQTDREKINTLMRNIFLRLRSEHLGGPLVYLHTPYAASKKITKWNPGSVMYDLNIDELVTAR is encoded by the coding sequence ATGAAGCCAGCGCTCAGGTTCGCGGCCTCACTCCTGGTCGTGTCGCTCCTCGTCGCCGGCCCCGCCTGGGGACAGGCCAGGCCCTCCGGCGAGCTGACCATCGCGCTCTCGAGCTTCTCGACCGAGATCCTGGATCCCGTGCTCGGCGGCCATATCGTCAAGTTCTACCTCTCGCTGATCTTCGACTACCTGGTCGGCGTCACCCCGGACGGCCAGCCCTCGAAGGACAACGGGGTCGCCAGTCGCTGGGAGGCCTCCCCCGACCACAAGCGCTGGACCTTCCACCTCCGCAAGGGGATCAGGTTCCACAACGGCGACGCCCTGACCGCCGACGACGTCAAGTTCAGCCTGCTGCGCGCCATGGGCAAGCGCTCCACGACCGGGTACGCCGGCCCGCTCCGCGCGCTGGTCCAGGACATCGAGACCCCGGCCCCCGACCGGGTCGTGATCGTGACCAAGGAGCCCACGCTCATCATCCCGCCCTACCTCTCGCGCGTCCTCTCCACCGAAGGGATGATCCTCTCGAAGAAGTACCTGGAGGCCAAGGGCGATGACCACTTCGCCCGCGCGCCGATCGGGAGCGGCCCGTACCGCTTCGTCGAGCAGGTCACCGGCTCCCACGTCAAGCTGGAAGCCGTCGAGGGCCACTGGCGGCTCGGCACGCCCAAGTTCAAGACCGTGACGTTCAGGCTCATCCCCGAGGAGACGACGCGGGTCGCCATCCTCCGCCGCGGCGAGGCCGACATCATCGAGATCAGCCGCGACCGGGTCAAGGAGGTCGAGCGCGGCGGCTTCCCGATCTTCATGCGGAAGGACGACTCGCTCCTCCAGATGTGGTGGGTCCAGCCGTGGGAGAATACCCCGGTGAAGGACAGACGGGTCCGGGAAGCCCTCAATATCTCCATCGACCGGAAGGAGCTGGCCGCCACGATCTTCGGCGGCATGGCGGACCCGGGCGCCATCCCCTTCGGGCTCTCCTGGGCCTTCCCCGACGTGAACTTCAAGATGACCGCCGATGTCGCGTATCCCTACGACCCCGCGCGGGCGAAGAAGCTCCTGGCTGAGGCCGGCTACGGGGGAGGCTTCCCGATCGAGTTCTACGCCTTCCAGCTCCCGGGCCTCCCCGAGGGCAAGGCGATGGCCGAGGCTGTCGCGGGCTACTGGCAGAAGATCGGAGTCCAGCCGAAGCTCGTCCCTGTGGACTACGGCGCCTTCAGGAAGAAGTGGCTCGACCAGTCGATCCCGGGCGCTGTGGGCTACTACAACATGGCCAACCGCGACTGGATCGGCACCTACGCGCTGATCGAAAAGATGGCCTACACCCCGTCCAAGACGACGACCACGAAAGACCCTGAGATTGACGGCATGGTGCGGGAGGTGCTCCGCCAGACCGACCGCGAGAAGATCAACACGCTCATGCGGAACATCTTCCTCAGGCTCCGGAGCGAGCACTTGGGGGGGCCGCTGGTGTACCTCCATACCCCGTACGCCGCGTCGAAGAAGATCACGAAGTGGAATCCAGGGTCTGTCATGTACGACCTGAACATCGACGAGCTGGTGACGGCCAGGTGA